From a region of the Candidatus Blochmanniella camponoti genome:
- the nuoN gene encoding NADH-quinone oxidoreductase subunit NuoN, producing the protein MLITWTQIILLLPVLIIGMTVVIIMLSIAYRRNLFLHTSLTIFGFSLAIISIGLVWDQRARNVLQLMCVDDFSILYIILVLVSGLSSSVLAYKWLLIYPSNNRDEFYLLLLISSIGGILLATTNHLVILFLGMELISLPLFGLIGYSFFKKFSLEASIKYIILSGVSSSFILFGIALIYAATGFLSFTSISQLLRLHVIASNQSILMSTIGLGMMMVGIGFKLSLVPFHLWTPDVYQGAPSSVSLYLTTSSKIAIIAVLIRLFMVFPNQCSKVFCIFLSGIACCSALFGNLMAIKQDNIKRVLAYSSIAHTGYVLIGVIAILRANPIALETIGIYLISYVLTSIGAFGIISVMSFFYGNEDIDVDSLFVYRGLFWHHPTLSVLFTIIILSLAGIPMTLGFIGKFYLFVLGIDSKLWWLTIFIAMSSVISIFYYLRIIINLYLSPINRLNINSDSLSSWSVTPDGIIVIIVSFSILFLGLYPKPLIYFMHLIYSPVV; encoded by the coding sequence ATGTTAATAACTTGGACACAAATAATTCTATTGTTGCCCGTACTAATTATTGGAATGACAGTAGTCATTATTATGTTATCTATTGCATATCGTCGCAATTTATTTTTACATACTTCATTAACAATATTCGGATTTAGTTTGGCAATTATATCGATTGGATTGGTATGGGATCAAAGAGCTCGAAACGTTTTACAATTAATGTGTGTTGATGATTTTTCTATATTATATATAATATTGGTGTTAGTTTCTGGTTTATCAAGCTCCGTATTGGCTTATAAATGGTTGTTAATTTATCCGAGTAATAATCGTGACGAGTTTTATTTATTATTACTTATTTCTAGTATTGGCGGTATTTTACTAGCAACTACGAATCATTTAGTAATATTATTTTTAGGAATGGAACTTATTTCATTGCCGTTATTTGGGTTGATAGGTTATTCTTTTTTTAAAAAATTTTCTTTAGAAGCAAGTATTAAATATATTATATTATCTGGAGTATCTTCATCATTTATATTATTTGGTATAGCATTGATATATGCTGCAACTGGTTTTTTGTCTTTTACCAGCATTAGTCAATTGTTACGTTTGCATGTTATTGCGTCGAATCAATCTATACTTATGTCAACCATAGGACTAGGTATGATGATGGTTGGGATCGGGTTTAAATTGTCATTAGTTCCTTTTCATTTATGGACTCCTGATGTATATCAAGGAGCGCCATCTTCGGTATCATTGTATCTGACAACTAGCAGTAAAATAGCTATAATAGCTGTATTGATACGATTATTTATGGTGTTTCCTAATCAGTGTAGTAAGGTATTTTGTATATTTTTATCAGGTATTGCATGTTGCTCAGCGTTATTTGGTAATTTAATGGCTATTAAACAAGATAATATTAAGCGGGTTTTAGCTTATTCTTCAATTGCACATACAGGTTATGTTTTGATTGGTGTAATTGCGATATTACGGGCCAACCCCATTGCTTTGGAAACGATTGGTATTTATCTTATAAGTTACGTGCTGACTAGTATTGGCGCATTTGGTATTATCAGTGTAATGTCGTTTTTTTATGGCAATGAGGACATAGATGTAGATTCTTTGTTTGTATATCGTGGTCTTTTTTGGCATCATCCAACGTTATCGGTATTATTTACGATTATTATATTGTCTTTAGCGGGCATACCTATGACATTAGGTTTCATTGGGAAATTTTATTTGTTTGTTTTGGGAATAGACAGTAAATTATGGTGGCTTACTATTTTTATAGCAATGAGTAGTGTTATTAGTATATTTTATTATTTAAGAATTATAATAAATTTATATCTTAGTCCTATAAATCGTTTAAATATCAACTCTGATTCTTTATCTAGTTGGAGTGTTACTCCTGATGGGATAATAGTGATTATAGTATCTTTTTCTATATTATTTTTAGGATTATACCCAAAGCCTTTGATTTATTTTATGCATTTAATATACTCACCGGTAGTTTAA
- the nuoM gene encoding NADH-quinone oxidoreductase subunit M: protein MLLIILIFIPFIFGLLCWQSERIGCWVPRWVALSGMSITFITTFFLWQYECHDLLNAHPTEHVFPKWQLEYVYPWIPRFGISVHLALDGFSLLMVTLTGFLGCMAVLCSWCEIQRYHGLFYLNLLWILGGVIGVFLSIDMFLFFFFWEIMLIPMYFLISLWGHKEVNRSGRINTAIKFFVYTQFSGLFMLISIITLVSIHHDIHGVWSFNYQDLLNMLLPVNTEYLIMLGFFFAFAVKMPIVPFHVWLPDVHSQAPTAGSVDLAGILLKTAAYGFFRFVLPLFPCASKSFAPIAMGLGLVNIFYGAFMAFAQTDVKRLIAYTSISHMGFVLIAIYSGTHLSYQGAVIQMISHSLSVSGMFIICGQLYERTHTRDMRVMGGLWSRMHLIPAFSLCFAAATLGLPGTGNFVGEVTILFGNFQSAPITTIIACFGIILSSIYSLILMQRVYYGPILVPRVNKSRLLRNMTLREKNIIITLLSCIFLIGFFPQYILNVSYTTMHDLYIFLKEYNCSM from the coding sequence ATGTTATTAATTATCTTAATATTTATTCCTTTTATTTTTGGACTGTTATGTTGGCAGTCAGAACGTATTGGATGTTGGGTACCGCGTTGGGTTGCTTTATCTGGAATGAGCATAACATTCATTACTACTTTTTTTTTATGGCAGTATGAGTGCCATGATCTATTAAATGCGCATCCAACAGAACATGTATTTCCTAAATGGCAATTAGAATACGTATATCCTTGGATCCCAAGATTTGGAATTAGCGTTCATTTAGCGTTGGATGGATTTTCTTTGTTGATGGTGACATTAACTGGATTTTTAGGATGCATGGCAGTGTTATGTTCTTGGTGTGAGATTCAGCGTTATCACGGTCTTTTTTATCTTAATCTATTATGGATTTTAGGTGGAGTTATTGGTGTTTTTTTATCAATTGATATGTTTTTGTTCTTTTTTTTCTGGGAAATAATGCTTATTCCGATGTATTTTTTGATATCTTTGTGGGGACACAAAGAGGTTAATAGAAGCGGTCGTATTAATACTGCTATTAAATTTTTTGTTTATACTCAATTTAGCGGATTATTTATGTTAATTTCTATTATTACTCTTGTTTCTATACATCATGATATACATGGTGTGTGGTCGTTTAATTATCAAGATTTATTGAATATGTTGCTGCCAGTGAATACAGAATATTTAATTATGTTGGGGTTTTTTTTTGCTTTTGCAGTAAAAATGCCAATCGTTCCTTTTCATGTTTGGTTGCCTGATGTTCATAGTCAAGCTCCTACTGCTGGGTCAGTCGATTTAGCAGGAATTTTATTAAAAACAGCGGCTTATGGATTTTTCCGATTTGTTTTACCGTTATTTCCTTGTGCTTCAAAATCTTTTGCCCCAATTGCTATGGGTTTGGGTCTGGTAAATATTTTTTATGGAGCTTTTATGGCATTCGCACAAACTGATGTTAAACGTTTAATTGCATATACTAGTATATCTCATATGGGATTTGTATTGATCGCAATTTATAGTGGTACTCACTTATCATATCAGGGTGCTGTGATACAAATGATTTCTCATAGCTTGTCTGTTTCTGGAATGTTTATAATTTGTGGTCAATTATATGAGCGGACACATACTCGAGATATGCGTGTGATGGGAGGATTATGGAGTCGCATGCATTTAATTCCTGCTTTTTCTTTATGTTTCGCAGCAGCAACACTTGGATTACCTGGTACTGGAAATTTTGTAGGAGAAGTGACGATTTTGTTTGGTAATTTTCAATCAGCACCTATAACTACAATAATAGCTTGTTTTGGGATAATATTATCATCAATTTATTCTCTTATTTTAATGCAACGCGTATATTATGGTCCAATATTGGTTCCCAGAGTTAATAAAAGCAGGTTATTAAGAAATATGACACTACGGGAAAAGAATATTATTATAACGTTGTTGTCATGTATTTTTTTAATTGGTTTTTTTCCGCAATATATTTTAAATGTTTCATATACGACAATGCACGATCTTTATATTTTCTTAAAAGAATATAACTGTTCAATGTGA
- the nuoL gene encoding NADH-quinone oxidoreductase subunit L — MNLLFLTILFPLLGFITLAISQGKWSENTSAIIGVGTVGVSALVAIYVIFNFYCNSSNDVNFMFVQELWTWFIINTLCITVALRLDGLSLIMLSVIIGVGFIIHLYAAWYMSECEGYSRFFAYTNLFMANMVLLVLSDNLLLMYFGWEGVGLCSYLLIGFYYSDSKNGIAALKAFIITRFGDICLVCALFMIYDQYHTLSFSKLLTLELKYLSCHIFNDITWISVMLLIGAIGKSAQLPLQTWLTSAMAGPTPVSALIHAATMVTSGVYLIIRMNKFFLMTPSILYLTGIIGSLTVILFSCSALFQSNIKKILAYSTISQIGYMFLALGGQHWDAAMFHLVTHAFFKALLFLSAGSLIYACRYEQNIFKMGGLYKFIPLIYVCFLIGGASLSGVPIITAGVYSKEMIMLKTLTNHDYFFLLSGLIGMFLTPIYTFRMIFVVFHGEKKIEPRVCNKIAQNLPLILLLLLSTFIGGWIKLPLLTDTIITNVGEVYNYSQIYLEIISGILVMLGIWLASIFWMDSLRIITRQIIRPRVTEVVERYIVLLCYYGWGFDWLYKLIFIKPYLFITKKLSYSDPIDVIVNVIVSLLCWLKNGLICSENGKLSWYIISMNIGAVMILIMILIYDRL, encoded by the coding sequence ATGAATTTACTTTTTTTAACTATACTTTTTCCGCTATTAGGATTCATTACGTTAGCTATTTCTCAAGGAAAATGGTCAGAAAATACTTCTGCTATAATAGGAGTAGGCACGGTAGGTGTATCAGCGTTGGTTGCTATATACGTCATATTTAATTTTTATTGCAATTCCAGTAATGACGTTAATTTTATGTTTGTACAGGAACTTTGGACCTGGTTTATTATTAATACCTTATGTATTACTGTAGCACTTAGATTAGATGGGTTGTCCTTAATCATGTTATCAGTAATTATTGGTGTTGGATTTATCATTCATTTATATGCCGCTTGGTATATGAGTGAATGTGAAGGATATTCTCGTTTTTTTGCTTACACTAATTTATTTATGGCAAATATGGTGCTTTTGGTGCTTTCAGATAATTTGTTATTGATGTATTTTGGATGGGAAGGCGTAGGACTGTGTAGTTATTTATTAATTGGATTTTACTATTCTGATTCTAAGAATGGAATAGCAGCTTTGAAAGCATTTATTATTACTCGTTTTGGAGACATATGTTTGGTATGTGCGTTATTCATGATTTATGATCAATATCATACCTTGAGTTTTAGTAAATTACTAACGTTGGAACTAAAATATTTATCGTGTCATATTTTTAATGATATCACATGGATATCTGTTATGTTACTTATTGGAGCAATAGGTAAATCAGCTCAGTTACCCTTACAAACTTGGTTAACCAGCGCTATGGCTGGTCCAACCCCAGTGTCGGCATTGATTCACGCAGCTACTATGGTCACTTCTGGTGTGTATTTAATAATTCGTATGAATAAATTTTTTTTAATGACTCCAAGTATTTTGTATTTGACCGGTATTATTGGTTCATTAACTGTGATTTTATTTAGTTGTTCAGCGTTATTTCAAAGCAATATTAAAAAAATTTTAGCATATTCTACTATAAGTCAAATAGGATACATGTTTTTAGCGCTCGGAGGTCAACATTGGGATGCAGCTATGTTTCATTTAGTAACACATGCTTTTTTTAAAGCGTTGTTGTTTTTATCTGCGGGTTCATTAATTTACGCTTGCAGATATGAACAAAATATTTTTAAGATGGGAGGGTTATATAAATTTATACCTTTAATTTATGTTTGTTTTTTAATAGGTGGAGCATCTTTATCTGGAGTGCCTATCATTACTGCTGGAGTTTATTCAAAAGAAATGATCATGTTAAAAACACTAACTAATCATGATTATTTTTTCTTGTTATCTGGATTAATAGGAATGTTTTTAACACCTATTTATACGTTCCGAATGATTTTTGTTGTGTTTCATGGTGAAAAAAAAATAGAGCCACGTGTATGTAATAAAATTGCTCAAAATTTACCCTTAATCTTATTGTTATTGTTATCGACGTTTATTGGTGGATGGATAAAATTACCGTTGTTAACAGATACTATAATTACTAACGTTGGCGAGGTGTATAATTATAGTCAAATATATCTTGAAATAATATCGGGGATTTTAGTAATGCTTGGTATTTGGTTGGCATCAATTTTTTGGATGGATTCTTTGCGTATAATTACAAGACAGATTATTAGGCCTCGTGTAACAGAAGTAGTAGAACGATATATAGTATTGTTATGTTATTATGGATGGGGATTTGATTGGCTTTATAAATTGATATTTATAAAGCCATATTTATTTATAACAAAAAAATTATCTTATTCTGATCCAATTGATGTAATCGTGAATGTTATCGTATCGTTATTATGTTGGCTTAAGAATGGTTTGATATGTAGTGAAAATGGTAAACTCAGTTGGTACATAATATCGATGAACATAGGGGCAGTTATGATACTAATCATGATATTAATTTATGATCGTCTGTAA
- the nuoK gene encoding NADH-quinone oxidoreductase subunit NuoK, with the protein MIPLSHAFGLSIILFMLGLIAIIIRRDLLFILLGLEIMINAAASAFVIVGSCLGQSDGQVMYILVITLSASESAVSLALLLQLYRRYHTLHIDNISEMRG; encoded by the coding sequence ATGATTCCTTTATCGCATGCTTTTGGTTTATCTATAATTTTATTTATGTTAGGTTTAATAGCTATAATAATAAGACGTGATTTATTGTTTATATTATTGGGTCTAGAAATTATGATTAATGCTGCTGCTTCAGCATTTGTGATAGTAGGATCTTGTTTGGGGCAATCAGATGGTCAGGTTATGTATATTTTAGTAATTACTTTATCTGCTTCTGAATCTGCAGTTTCTTTAGCATTATTACTTCAGTTATATCGTCGTTATCATACATTGCATATTGATAATATTAGTGAGATGCGCGGATGA
- the nuoJ gene encoding NADH-quinone oxidoreductase subunit J, with translation MMVLFYISGIIAILSTICVILHYNPMRALLYLIVSFLSISCNFFSLGASFAAALEIIVYAGAIMILFVFAIMMLNTKNIIFGIQKESKFLNPILCCGSALLVGTLFAILLYISFGLKDDVINVNNSIIDSKQVGVVLFGPYILMVELASFLLLGALISVFHLSQKHTQSDDCIDSTQLQKYKI, from the coding sequence ATGATGGTTCTATTTTATATTTCTGGAATTATAGCGATATTGTCTACGATATGTGTAATATTGCATTATAATCCAATGCGTGCTTTATTATACTTAATAGTTTCCTTTTTATCTATATCATGCAATTTTTTTTCTTTAGGCGCATCTTTTGCTGCTGCCTTGGAAATTATTGTTTATGCCGGAGCTATCATGATTTTATTCGTATTTGCAATAATGATGCTTAATACGAAAAATATTATATTTGGTATACAAAAAGAAAGTAAATTTTTAAACCCCATATTATGTTGTGGCTCTGCGTTGTTGGTAGGTACTTTGTTTGCGATTTTACTGTACATATCCTTTGGATTAAAAGATGATGTGATAAATGTAAACAACTCAATAATAGACTCAAAACAAGTTGGTGTTGTATTATTTGGGCCATATATATTAATGGTAGAACTAGCGTCATTTTTATTATTAGGTGCGTTGATTTCTGTCTTTCATTTGTCTCAAAAACATACACAATCTGATGATTGTATTGATTCAACTCAATTACAAAAATATAAAATATGA
- the nuoI gene encoding NADH-quinone oxidoreductase subunit NuoI has product MKLKKVFIDIGSILRSIWMIGMQAFSKRETRMYPEVPYIPSPRYRGRIVLTRDSSGRERCVACNLCAVACPVGCISLKKGESTDGRWYPKFFRINFSRCIFCGMCEEACPTAAIQLTPDFEMSDFKRHDLVYEKSDLLISGPGKYLEYDFYQFSGKEILDKKKGDAIKESKPINVKNILP; this is encoded by the coding sequence ATGAAGTTAAAAAAGGTTTTTATAGATATTGGTTCTATATTACGTAGTATTTGGATGATAGGAATGCAAGCATTTAGTAAACGTGAAACTCGGATGTATCCTGAAGTTCCGTATATTCCATCACCTAGATATCGTGGTCGTATCGTATTGACTCGAGACTCTTCAGGTCGAGAACGTTGTGTAGCTTGTAATTTATGCGCTGTAGCTTGTCCAGTAGGGTGTATTTCTTTGAAAAAAGGAGAATCTACAGATGGTCGGTGGTATCCAAAATTTTTTAGAATCAATTTTTCTAGATGTATTTTTTGTGGTATGTGTGAAGAGGCATGCCCAACAGCAGCTATTCAATTAACTCCAGATTTTGAAATGAGTGATTTTAAAAGACATGATTTAGTGTATGAAAAGTCTGATTTATTAATATCGGGTCCTGGAAAATATTTAGAGTATGATTTTTATCAATTTTCTGGTAAGGAAATATTGGATAAAAAAAAGGGGGACGCGATAAAAGAATCAAAGCCTATAAATGTTAAAAACATATTGCCCTAA
- the nuoH gene encoding NADH-quinone oxidoreductase subunit NuoH, whose translation MSGSSEIITEHCFSAIFHAVIILLVVVACGAYMSFLERRLLALFQNRYGPNRVGWHGSLQLCADLIKVMFKEDWIPPFSDRIVFVLAPVIAFISSLMSVLIIPFTPTWIIWDCNIGILFFLMMSGLMVYSVLLAGWASNNKYALIGAVRAAAQTLSYEVFLGLSIMGVVAKAGSFNLKNIVEDQLYLWNIIPQFVGFITFFLAGMALCHRHPFDQPESEQELADGYHIEYSGIKFSLFFISGYINMIVIASFIVTLFFGGWQGPWFPPVIWFITKTFLLLILFILIRAALPRPRYDQVMLIGWKICLPMTLFNLLSTAVVILL comes from the coding sequence ATGTCTGGTTCGTCAGAAATTATTACGGAACATTGTTTTTCCGCCATTTTTCATGCGGTAATTATTTTGTTAGTGGTAGTCGCTTGTGGTGCATACATGAGTTTTTTAGAACGCAGGTTATTGGCGTTGTTTCAAAATCGTTATGGTCCTAATAGAGTAGGTTGGCATGGTTCATTACAATTATGCGCTGATTTAATTAAAGTTATGTTCAAGGAGGATTGGATCCCTCCATTTTCTGATCGTATTGTATTTGTTTTAGCCCCAGTGATAGCTTTTATTTCATCATTAATGAGTGTATTGATTATTCCTTTTACGCCTACATGGATAATATGGGATTGCAATATTGGTATATTATTTTTTCTTATGATGTCAGGATTAATGGTTTATTCAGTGTTGCTTGCGGGGTGGGCAAGCAACAATAAATATGCTTTAATTGGAGCTGTGCGTGCTGCAGCTCAAACTCTTAGTTATGAGGTGTTTTTAGGTTTATCTATAATGGGTGTAGTTGCTAAAGCTGGATCGTTTAATTTAAAAAATATAGTTGAAGATCAATTATATCTGTGGAATATAATTCCTCAATTTGTAGGATTTATTACTTTTTTTTTAGCGGGTATGGCTTTGTGTCATAGACATCCATTTGATCAACCAGAATCAGAACAAGAGTTGGCAGATGGTTATCATATTGAATATTCTGGTATTAAGTTTAGTTTATTTTTTATTTCTGGATATATCAATATGATTGTCATTGCGTCATTCATTGTAACACTGTTTTTTGGAGGGTGGCAGGGACCTTGGTTTCCTCCTGTAATTTGGTTTATTACTAAAACTTTTTTATTGTTGATTCTGTTTATATTGATACGTGCGGCGTTACCACGTCCACGTTACGATCAAGTTATGTTGATAGGTTGGAAAATTTGTTTACCGATGACGTTGTTTAATTTATTAAGTACTGCTGTTGTTATTTTATTATAA
- the nuoG gene encoding NADH-quinone oxidoreductase subunit NuoG, with translation MMISIYIEGKKYTVEDSKNILETCLSLGFDIPYFCWHPALGSVGACRQCAVKQQHFGNAIKDTKSHLVMSCMTPVADGSSIIIFDDEVEEFRKSILELLMINHPHDCPICEEGGNCHLQDMTAMVGQTYRRYRFNKRTHYNQYLGPFIGHEMNRCITCYRCIRYYNDYAGGDDLGVFGVHDNIYFGRVQDGMLRSEFSGNLIEICPTGVFTDKTQSQNYTRKWDMIFAPSICQQCSVGCNIIVGERYGKLCRVENRYNGNINGYFLCDRGRFGCNYVNIDNRPKIPSNKQGDNWVVLNERQAIQEAANGLKYNCNRIIGIGSSRASMESNFSLLKLVGPDNFYNGINNLEQERLLLIIEILCNSGIQVPSLREVESYDTVLILGEDLTQTGARVALSIRQVVKGKARKDAGDQGIFDWQSAAIINSSQGIKNNILITGVDKTKLDDVAILTYYDSVQNQARFGFAIAHALDHTAPEVKDFDSKLNEKLDIVVQKLMEAHKPLIISGSNAGSKELIASAANIARALKNRGSEVGITFIVGEVNSIGLVMLGKKSLDAALVDICSTDTSSVGLIVLESDLYRHAQANQVDVALNKVNYLIVLDHQCTLIQKKANLVLPVSSFVESDGTVINYEGRAQRFFRLYKPQSYKKNTVILESWRWLYLIHDCYINYIRKKNLHIDQIIDAIIYYFPKLIGIKQASPDASFRIYGQKLARAPHRYSGRTAMYANVDVHEPYISQDDDTMFSFSMEGNHNVQSFHKQVAFAWAPGWNSPQAWNKFQDKVGENLYSGNPGIRVLHTDNGSTLNWFNMIPQSFKIMKNVDRWLIVPYWHLFGSEETSQRSKCIQDCMPNPYVMLNQLDALQLKIQKNMLLKFTCADQILCLPIKFSTNLPTGHIGLPLGFPDIPLFLSGMYAQDVQGVLL, from the coding sequence ATGATGATTTCTATTTATATAGAAGGGAAAAAGTATACAGTGGAAGATTCAAAAAATATACTGGAAACATGTTTGTCTCTTGGATTTGACATTCCTTATTTTTGTTGGCATCCTGCTTTAGGCAGTGTTGGAGCTTGCAGGCAATGTGCAGTAAAACAACAGCATTTTGGTAACGCAATAAAAGATACAAAAAGTCATTTGGTGATGTCTTGTATGACACCAGTAGCAGATGGTAGTTCTATTATTATTTTTGATGATGAGGTAGAAGAATTTAGAAAGAGTATATTGGAGTTGTTAATGATTAATCATCCTCATGATTGTCCAATATGCGAGGAAGGAGGTAATTGTCATCTTCAAGATATGACAGCAATGGTTGGACAAACATATCGTCGTTATAGGTTTAATAAGCGTACACACTATAATCAATATTTGGGACCGTTTATTGGGCATGAAATGAATAGGTGTATTACTTGTTATCGTTGCATACGTTATTATAATGATTATGCTGGCGGTGATGATTTAGGGGTATTCGGGGTGCATGATAACATTTATTTTGGACGAGTACAAGATGGTATGTTACGAAGTGAGTTTTCTGGAAATTTAATAGAGATATGCCCTACTGGAGTGTTTACTGATAAAACACAGTCCCAAAATTATACCCGTAAATGGGATATGATTTTTGCGCCGAGTATTTGTCAACAATGTAGCGTTGGATGTAATATTATTGTAGGTGAGCGTTACGGAAAGTTGTGTCGTGTTGAAAATCGCTATAATGGCAATATTAATGGGTATTTTTTATGTGATCGTGGCCGGTTTGGATGTAATTACGTTAATATTGATAATAGACCTAAAATTCCATCAAATAAGCAAGGTGATAATTGGGTTGTGTTGAATGAAAGACAAGCGATACAAGAGGCTGCCAATGGATTAAAATATAATTGTAACAGGATAATTGGTATTGGATCTTCTCGCGCCAGCATGGAAAGCAATTTTTCTTTGTTAAAATTGGTAGGACCAGATAATTTTTATAATGGGATTAATAATCTCGAACAAGAGCGATTATTATTAATAATTGAAATATTGTGTAATAGTGGTATTCAAGTTCCGTCGTTACGTGAAGTAGAAAGTTATGATACAGTGTTAATATTAGGAGAGGATTTAACTCAAACTGGAGCACGAGTAGCACTGTCGATACGTCAGGTAGTTAAAGGGAAAGCGCGTAAAGACGCGGGGGATCAAGGAATTTTTGATTGGCAATCTGCGGCTATTATAAATAGCTCTCAAGGTATTAAAAATAATATATTGATAACTGGAGTTGACAAGACTAAATTAGACGATGTTGCTATATTAACATATTATGATTCAGTACAAAATCAAGCACGGTTTGGTTTTGCTATTGCTCACGCGTTAGATCATACTGCTCCCGAAGTTAAAGATTTTGATTCTAAACTGAATGAAAAATTAGATATAGTTGTACAAAAATTAATGGAAGCGCACAAGCCATTAATTATTTCAGGAAGTAATGCAGGTAGTAAAGAATTAATTGCTTCAGCAGCAAATATTGCTCGTGCTTTAAAAAATCGCGGGAGTGAAGTTGGGATTACTTTTATCGTAGGAGAAGTAAATAGCATAGGTTTAGTAATGTTAGGTAAAAAAAGTCTCGATGCTGCTCTTGTAGATATTTGTAGTACCGACACTTCATCCGTTGGTTTAATTGTTTTAGAAAGTGATTTGTATCGTCATGCACAGGCAAATCAAGTTGATGTTGCTTTAAATAAGGTTAATTATTTAATTGTATTAGATCATCAATGTACTCTGATTCAAAAGAAAGCAAATTTAGTTTTACCAGTTTCTAGTTTTGTTGAAAGCGATGGTACTGTGATTAATTACGAAGGGCGTGCACAAAGGTTTTTTCGCTTATATAAGCCACAAAGTTATAAAAAAAATACAGTTATTTTAGAAAGTTGGAGATGGTTATATTTGATACATGATTGCTATATAAATTATATTAGAAAAAAAAATTTGCATATTGATCAGATTATAGATGCTATTATTTATTATTTTCCAAAATTAATTGGAATTAAACAGGCATCTCCGGACGCATCTTTTCGTATATATGGACAAAAACTAGCTCGTGCACCGCATCGTTATAGTGGACGTACAGCGATGTATGCTAATGTTGATGTACACGAACCTTATATATCACAAGATGATGATACGATGTTTTCTTTTTCTATGGAAGGTAATCATAATGTTCAATCTTTTCATAAACAAGTGGCGTTTGCATGGGCTCCGGGATGGAATTCTCCACAAGCATGGAATAAATTTCAAGATAAAGTAGGTGAGAATTTGTATTCTGGTAATCCGGGAATACGTGTATTACACACTGATAATGGTTCAACATTGAATTGGTTTAATATGATTCCTCAATCTTTTAAAATTATGAAAAATGTTGATCGGTGGTTGATAGTACCTTATTGGCATTTATTTGGTAGTGAAGAAACTTCTCAGCGATCTAAGTGTATTCAAGATTGTATGCCAAATCCTTATGTAATGCTCAATCAATTAGATGCGTTGCAACTAAAAATACAAAAAAATATGTTGCTTAAATTTACATGTGCTGATCAAATTTTATGTTTACCGATCAAATTTAGTACTAATTTACCTACAGGCCATATTGGATTACCTTTAGGTTTTCCAGATATTCCTTTATTTTTATCTGGTATGTATGCGCAAGATGTTCAAGGAGTATTATTGTGA